In Malus sylvestris chromosome 15, drMalSylv7.2, whole genome shotgun sequence, a single genomic region encodes these proteins:
- the LOC126604439 gene encoding beta-1,3-galactosyltransferase 7-like isoform X1 gives MKSRNSKKISATWIPIFCIPAFLLGMLITGSRMWAAPESNGQLISIRRQEQELQIVSEDCATKKKHGHDKNVMDEIYKTHESIQSLDKQMASIQMELAAARSSQEMEDSGGSTSNSQLSKDNSTRKKAFIVIGINTAFSSRRRRDSVRETWMPQGEKLLQLEREKGIVIRFMIGHSATSNSILDRAIDSEDAQHNDFLRLEHVEGYHELSAKTKVFFTTAVAQWDADFYVKVDDDVHVNLGMLATTLARHRSKPRVYIGCMKSGPVLAQKNVKYHEPEYWKFGEEGNKYFRHATGQIYAISRDLATYVSINQPILHKYANEDVSLGSWFIGLEVEHIDERNMCCRTPPDCEWKAQAGNMCIASFDWSCSGICKSVERIKSVHEKCGEGDAAVWSSLF, from the exons ATGAAGAGCCGAAACTCCAAGAAGATCTCCGCAACATGGATTCCCATCTTCTGCATCCCTGCTTTCCTTCTGGGGATGCTCATCACCGGCAG CAGAATGTGGGCAGCACCTGAATCCAACGGTCAGCTAATTTCGATTCGTCGCCAAGAGCAAGAGCTTCAAATCGTCTCCGAAGATTGCGCAACTAAGAAG AAGCATGGACATGATAAGAACGTGATGGACGAAATCTACAAAACCCATGAATCAATTCA ATCTCTAGACAAGCAGATGGCGTCGATTCAGATGGAATTGGCGGCAGCTCGGAGTTCACAGGAGATGGAGGACTCCGGTGGCTCCACCTCCAACTCGCAGTTGTCTAAGGACAATTCGACGAGAAAGAAAGCGTTTATTGTTATTGGAATTAATACTGCTTTTAGTAGTAGAAGGAGGCGAGATTCAGTTAGAGAGACTTGGATGCCTCAAG GGGAAAAGCTACTGCAGTTGGAGCGCGAGAAGGGGATAGTTATCCGTTTTATGATTGGCCACAG TGCAACATCCAACAGCATTTTAGATAGAGCCATTGATTCAGAAGATGCTCAACATAATGATTTCCTCAGGCTG GAACACGTTGAAGGTTATCATGAATTGTCTGCCAAAACGAAAGTTTTCTTCACCACAGCAGTTGCACAATGGGATGCTGATTTTTATGTCAAGGTGGATGATGATGTACATGTCAATTTAG GTATGCTAGCTACAACTCTTGCCCGTCACCGTTCAAAACCTAGAGTCTACATCGGGTGTATGAAATCTGGACCTGTTCTTGCCCAAAA GAATGTGAAGTACCATGAACCAGAGTATTGGAAGTTTGGAGAGGAGGGAAACAAATACTTCCGGCATGCAACTGGACAGATTTATGCAATCTCAAGGGATCTTGCTACATATGTCTCCATTAACCA GCCCATATTGCATAAGTATGCCAATGAAGACGTGTCACttggttcatggtttattggtcTTGAAGTCGAACACATTGATGAACGCAATATGTGCTGTCGTACACCACCAG ATTGTGAGTGGAAGGCACAGGCAGGTAATATGTGTATTGCATCATTTGATTGGAGCTGCAGTGGTATCTGCAAGTCGGTGGAAAGGATTAAATCTGTTCATGAGAAGTGTGGTGAAGGGGATGCAGCTGTTTGGAGTTCATTATTCTAA
- the LOC126604439 gene encoding beta-1,3-galactosyltransferase 7-like isoform X2, whose product MKSRNSKKISATWIPIFCIPAFLLGMLITGRMWAAPESNGQLISIRRQEQELQIVSEDCATKKKHGHDKNVMDEIYKTHESIQSLDKQMASIQMELAAARSSQEMEDSGGSTSNSQLSKDNSTRKKAFIVIGINTAFSSRRRRDSVRETWMPQGEKLLQLEREKGIVIRFMIGHSATSNSILDRAIDSEDAQHNDFLRLEHVEGYHELSAKTKVFFTTAVAQWDADFYVKVDDDVHVNLGMLATTLARHRSKPRVYIGCMKSGPVLAQKNVKYHEPEYWKFGEEGNKYFRHATGQIYAISRDLATYVSINQPILHKYANEDVSLGSWFIGLEVEHIDERNMCCRTPPDCEWKAQAGNMCIASFDWSCSGICKSVERIKSVHEKCGEGDAAVWSSLF is encoded by the exons ATGAAGAGCCGAAACTCCAAGAAGATCTCCGCAACATGGATTCCCATCTTCTGCATCCCTGCTTTCCTTCTGGGGATGCTCATCACCGGCAG AATGTGGGCAGCACCTGAATCCAACGGTCAGCTAATTTCGATTCGTCGCCAAGAGCAAGAGCTTCAAATCGTCTCCGAAGATTGCGCAACTAAGAAG AAGCATGGACATGATAAGAACGTGATGGACGAAATCTACAAAACCCATGAATCAATTCA ATCTCTAGACAAGCAGATGGCGTCGATTCAGATGGAATTGGCGGCAGCTCGGAGTTCACAGGAGATGGAGGACTCCGGTGGCTCCACCTCCAACTCGCAGTTGTCTAAGGACAATTCGACGAGAAAGAAAGCGTTTATTGTTATTGGAATTAATACTGCTTTTAGTAGTAGAAGGAGGCGAGATTCAGTTAGAGAGACTTGGATGCCTCAAG GGGAAAAGCTACTGCAGTTGGAGCGCGAGAAGGGGATAGTTATCCGTTTTATGATTGGCCACAG TGCAACATCCAACAGCATTTTAGATAGAGCCATTGATTCAGAAGATGCTCAACATAATGATTTCCTCAGGCTG GAACACGTTGAAGGTTATCATGAATTGTCTGCCAAAACGAAAGTTTTCTTCACCACAGCAGTTGCACAATGGGATGCTGATTTTTATGTCAAGGTGGATGATGATGTACATGTCAATTTAG GTATGCTAGCTACAACTCTTGCCCGTCACCGTTCAAAACCTAGAGTCTACATCGGGTGTATGAAATCTGGACCTGTTCTTGCCCAAAA GAATGTGAAGTACCATGAACCAGAGTATTGGAAGTTTGGAGAGGAGGGAAACAAATACTTCCGGCATGCAACTGGACAGATTTATGCAATCTCAAGGGATCTTGCTACATATGTCTCCATTAACCA GCCCATATTGCATAAGTATGCCAATGAAGACGTGTCACttggttcatggtttattggtcTTGAAGTCGAACACATTGATGAACGCAATATGTGCTGTCGTACACCACCAG ATTGTGAGTGGAAGGCACAGGCAGGTAATATGTGTATTGCATCATTTGATTGGAGCTGCAGTGGTATCTGCAAGTCGGTGGAAAGGATTAAATCTGTTCATGAGAAGTGTGGTGAAGGGGATGCAGCTGTTTGGAGTTCATTATTCTAA
- the LOC126602993 gene encoding uncharacterized protein LOC126602993 yields MGSKNRGNFIELVKHTAKFNDKVAAVVLENAPKNAKYSSPMIQKEVLNILANIVRRKIREEVGDGVFCILVDEAHDIAHIEQMAIILRFVDNDGFLRERFLDIVWVEDTTATTLHREIKKVFAFHELPINKLRGQGYDGASNMRGLIVNVITTSPKCHTQLQVAHIVNIEELVGAVCDLIHMYDASCTVLENIKNDKSATNSLRGEATGAYNAIRSFEFTFILHLLLEIMGITDILYRELQNKLQDILNAMNLVTTTKDVLQKLRLDGWATFIDKLAELNSRFSEEAMELLILSSALEPREAFKAFNIDHICKLAEKFYSMDFTEKELHTLRSTTERAFSAMNLIKTRRHNKMESEFLADSMVVYIEKELAEKIDSEEITKDFNSIKDRRAQLE; encoded by the exons ATGGGTTCGAAAAATCGTgggaattttattgaattggTAAAGCATACAGCCAAGTTTAATGATAAGGTGGCTGCAGTTGTTTTAGAAAATGCACCAAAAAATGCCAAATATTCCTCACCCATGATCCAAAAGGAGGTTTTGAACATTCTCGCCAACATAGTACGAAGAAAAATTCGTGAAGAAGTCGGGGATGGTGTTTTTTGTATTCTTGTTGATGAAGCACATGATATTGCTCATATAGAGCAAATGGCCATTATTTTAAGATTTGTTGATAATGATGGTTTTCTACGAGAACGGTTTTTAGATATTGTGTGGGTTGAAGACACTACTGCAACAACACTTCACAGGGAGATAAAAAAAGTATTTGCTTTCCATGAGTTGCCTATAAACAAGTTACGAGGTCAAGGCTACGATGGTGCGAGTAATATGCGAG GTTTAATTGTAAATGTTATTACTACTTCTCCAAAGTGTCATACTCAGCTGCAGGTTGCACACATAGTGAACATTGAAGAGTTGGTGGGTGCTG TGTGTGACTTGATACATATGTACGACGCGTCTTGTACAGTACTTGAGAACATAAAGAATGATAAATCTGCTACAAACTCTTTGCGTGGGGAAGCTACTGGTGCTTATAATGCAATCAGATCTTTTGAATTTACTTTCATCTTGCATCTATTGCTGGAGATCATGGGAATCACTGATATCCTTTATCGTGAACTGCAAAATAAGTTACAAGACATTCTGAATGCTATGAATCTagtcactactacaaaagatGTCCTCCAGAAGTTGCGATTGGATGGTTGGGCTACCTTTATTGATAAA TTGGCAGAGCTAAATAGCAGGTTTAGTGAGGAGGCAATGGAACTTCTTATTCTCAGTTCAGCTTTAGAACCAAGAGAAGCTTTTAAGGCGTTCAACATTGATCACATTTGCAAGCTTGCAGAGAAATTTTATTCTATGGATTTCACAGAAAAAGAGCTACATACGTTGAGAT CAACTACTGAACGGGCTTTTTCAGCAatgaatcttattaaaacaagacGTCACAACAAGATGGAAAGTGAATTTCTAGCAGATTCAATGGTTGTGTACATTGAAAAAGAGCTTGCCGAAAAGATTGATTCAGAAGAAATAACCAAGGATTTCAATTCCATTAAGGATCGAAGGGCACAACTTGAATAG